The genomic window CGAAGTTCTTTTGAACCCTATTGTAGGAATGCGCTTCGCCATCCATCTGCCACTCCCCTCCCGTGTCCCATCGGACAAGTGCAATTTTGTATCACACAAATTTTTACCGATGGTGGTTTTTATTATctcaaattaaatgcagaaaataaatggaatttaaattaattaaaatgcacCTTTGCATATAAATGCATCTTTGCAATAAAGGCTTGAccgaaatatgaaaaatgaatGTTCGTCCTGATCTCGAACTATGGTTACACCCACCGTCTATGGCTATCACAAAACTCTTCaataaacattaattttataatatatttcacaacCAACTAAAACTTGTTTATACACAACGAAATATACTATTTGCTTTCACGTCaagaacatatgtatatttttttgtttacatgtgGCAACAATTTCATTGTGGCACCACGGTACGTTTTACATGTTACGTAAGTCAAATGCCTTGCCGCAACGGACCGAACGTACCTATAATGTTATTGACATTCTCCGTGTAGTGCATCATTGTTTGCGAAATGCTTTGGATACTAGCTACAAAGTCATTACCCTGCCCTTGAAGTGGCAAGGGTACCTTCGAGGCCGATTATATTGGTATATTTATCCGAAGAAAGAGTTTGGCGACGAATTCGCTCACTCCCTGCATATCTAACAATGCATTTTCGTTGCCTATTAtggcatttttttaagttgttaCAAATAGTCACGTTGCCCTGAGTCGTGGTTGACTGGACTTGGGTTGTTCTAGCAATCAATCAACTGGGAGTACTAACAATTTGTAGGGAAACATTTGCCATTGTGAGGAGCTGTACATTGTAGGGGCATACGCAAAGtggcagctgatttgtttttttttcgccgttttcatgtggctgtcagcccagaatgaaataAGGTGAATTCATTATTTGCTTTCTACTTTCTACTTTAAAGAATGCGCCTCGCGCATACGCTGAAAAAACAGTTCTGCTGTTCAGTTGCTTTCTCCGTCAATACAAAAGAAGTAAGTGTCTCAGCTAAACCGATatctttttattactattttgtaCAAGGgcctttgtaataaaaaatgcttCGAGTTTAACTAAAATGATGGAATATAAGAGAAGAAGGATGCTCGATTATATTAGTAGTTGACCGCTAATATAACTACTATGATGTTGAAattgtaatttgtaatttatcaCTTTGAATGTAGCCTATCGTAAACAacattttcgaatatttttgtgTGCCCTTATCTACATCTATGACCTTACCTATACAACTCAAGTTATTTTTATAATGCAAACAATTTTGGAAACtgatttcttttcttatttaacATACCGTTGATTCTCTTCCAAATTGTGCCCCAACTTCAGAACCGCTTGTCATACCATTCTGCAAGAAATAACAGATATTAGATGCCTCAAGTAAAATGTGAACTTTTGACAAAAGAAACTGTTGTAGTTGGTTTACAAATAATTGATGATATTTAGACCTAAGAACCAGACAACCCAATTCATATGTAAGATCGGCTGCTGAGCCCGAAAATCCACATAACTTTTTGCTGTTATAGAAATTTCAATATATCGCCAAATAACGGGTTCGAATTAAGGATAAAAAGATTTAACATACAAGTTGCTAATATTTGGAGAATTCGTTAACTGATCAGAGCAGTGATATaccaaattaaaagtaattaattttctatactttacaattttcaatttatattgtaaaaaatatataagacaACTACTTGCGAAGGTTTTTTATTAACACATTGACTGCCAAGGCACTTTCAGCAAATAAGATGCTCTTGGGccacagcatttttttttttaaatctcatcAGAGACGTCAAAATTGGAATTTAGGGTAGTGCTGGTAATATTTTCTGCTTAGAAACAGGCAGTTTTTAACTAATTAGTATGTCACACACATATGTTCGACGTGGCGCCTACTGACTTTTTTAACTCAGGGCCATGGTGGACATATATGCACGACAAAAACATTGGCTAAACATCAAAATACATCGTCGTCATACAAGCTCTACTtcgttttgcaaaaacaaaacaattgggagtatgttgtttttgcaaacaaacaCCAAGCAACGTTATGTATTTTgatgtttgttatttttgcaaacaGCAACAAGTCAAAGCTTATTACATGCTCAGTAAACAAGAGGACTTGATCGCGTTATATTGGTTGATAATATTTGTGTTACGGAATgtcgaaaagaaaatttttttttgagctgcGCCGAAGCCACTATAACAGAAATTTCATGGGAagccatatattttattattgcaatattGCACCCGCTCACTCATATTTGCTTGTGACGGattgccaaaaacaacaccgttatcatgcctcagaCACCGTATGCACCAAATTTGaccccctgcgactttttcctgtcCCCAAGATTGAACTTCAATCATTGAAGAAtcccatgaaaggacggcgttttgcgacgattgaagataaaaaccgaatcgctgagagagttCAAGCACATAcgaaaaagtgcatatcagaactgcttcgaagtttggaaaaatgctgacggagataaaatagaaattgatgaataaataaatattttttgagaaaagtgaagattcaccttattttttaactcacttcgtatacatatatgtatataatgttTTTTCGGAAGGTACAAGGCATTAATACAAACTTTACAAATATAGAGGAATTTAGTGATCTGGTTCTTGGGGTCTTTTGGCTGTAAACTTATAATTTCATGTTTGCAAAGCACGAGAttaatgattttcaaaaatccaTCGAAGTTAATtcctaataattaattaaattcaaatacatGTTAGAGCTACTCGATTTCGTAGTTCAATGcgataaaacaaagaaaataagaTTCATGAAAATTTGGTAAACTACGGAAAAATCAAAAACTGGCATGAAATTGTTATGCTTAGTGCATATCAGTAATTCCAAATCAGGAAGTTGTTATCATTCACAGTTAAGAGTTGATAATTTACTATATGTTAAgtcaacaaaaattgaaaatatgcgattaatttttaagtaatttctgAAAATCAACGATTTCTTTCAAGTACATATATGTTAAGTAAATCAATAACTAGAAACCAAGAAATCTAAAATTCGTACTAAATTGAATTCACTCCAGACACTCCAATTTTTCTACGTATATGGTTTTCATTGAAAGTCATCGACAGCTTTTCCAAAATTTAGAACTCCGTTAGTACAATGCATTGTTATGTCAAAAGTTCACACGTGAATATGTCagttattgaataaaaataaaaataaaagtttactaAATTTGTAGGTCCCTTCCATCCACGCAATAATGAAACATCTATGTTATCCGATTCGGACGctgacgaagatgaggaagaacTTCGCTTCAATGCAGTTCGGCTTTGGGGTCTCAGCACACTGATGCTGACTGGTTGCTGagaatgataaataaaaaaataaaataaaaatatatatatgtatgtatatttatacttatattgacaaacttttaaatttttttttataattaaaaaaatataattatatatatatttaattttatttatttttttataaaaaaattttttttttttttttaatttttttctgatcatataaatacgaaaatatatttgaagttttctatttcactttttttaaatattaatattatttttaaatattttttactaaccATAGAGCGCTTACTATTACTTTGAGGTATCTTCGGCAATGGATTTGCTTGGTTCGGATAGAAAATACGCtcggcctttttaattttactgtTAGCTTTCtattcaaagaaataaaaaatatatattatattaaaaaataattaagctcCGGGAAATCATTATAAGCCTAGCCACCTCAGTTTCTACTTTGAAAACAGTCTGTTCTTCACGTATTGCATTTATGGTTACGTCCTTTTGTTTCAGCTCTTGTTCCAAATTGAAGTGGGATTtctgtattataaaataaaataaaaattatcaatatgaTCACATAAAATTCAATTGAGTAAAACCTGACCTCAAGTTCCGCGAGCTGCTTCTTGTTTTCGCTTATTTCCGCTTTGAGGTGCGAAAGCTCTTCATGGCTTTTGTCACATTCATTCCACTTGGCTTGTAATTCTTGACGAATCACATCAAGCTgtgaatataattttattagggcatacttacatatacaaaaattcatacatagCACACATGTATGCATGGTACATACTTCCATATGTATGCAAAGGCAAgtgttttttattcattacaCATTTTTACCTCATTTTTCAACTCTGTCTCTTTTGCGCCTcgctctctcaactcttcttgtAGCTTATCAATCGTTTGCTgaagttttttcttttcctttccgTTGCCTAGCAATAATTCGTCACACCGCTTTTTGTATGCGATCAACTCGGAGCGTAGCTTTTGCTGGTTTTCCAGCAATCGTTGTTGTTCTTCTTTATACTTGGCAATATCTTTTTCGCCGGCTTTAATTCtaagatatgtatatattaaacatTTATACATTTATACGACGactacgtatatacatatgaactACATACAGTGAcagtcaaaataatagcaatgCGACGTATTGACagattttgacaatttattctaatttttttacaatataattcgTATTGTAACAAAAACCATAGAACTCAATGCTTCAAACTttagacaaaattttaattatatttttatcaaaaaattactatattaaaaaattaaattatatttctatcaaaaaatgtattgtattaaaatttaaaaaagtgaaaacttgTCTATAAGTCCCTgtactataattattaatacatTAATAGTATATTTTAAGTGctcaaaataagttttcaaGGCAATATTTTGTTAATGGGGTTTTTCTTCGACATAGCTTCCTTGCGTTATGAGGTATTCTTAATTTTCTGGTATGAACTGCTGCATGAAAGCTACTGCATAAGACAAAAAACTAACC from Anastrepha ludens isolate Willacy chromosome 5, idAnaLude1.1, whole genome shotgun sequence includes these protein-coding regions:
- the LOC128865307 gene encoding protein lava lamp-like yields the protein MSTSKPSGANRKKSVSKQFPLQQNDTMITGKNSPDTIYVNSQNVQITLQAFINRHRSNLQKQMEQNNKLTQQNTIFKCNMDEQEGTILALNERIKAGEKDIAKYKEEQQRLLENQQKLRSELIAYKKRCDELLLGNGKEKKKLQQTIDKLQEELRERGAKETELKNELDVIRQELQAKWNECDKSHEELSHLKAEISENKKQLAELEKSHFNLEQELKQKDVTINAIREEQTVFKVETEKANSKIKKAERIFYPNQANPLPKIPQSNSKRSMQPVSISVLRPQSRTALKRSSSSSSSASESDNIDVSLLRGWKGPTNLNGMTSGSEVGAQFGRESTDIPETPERDIPPRKKRYRHQTIIKASL